A window of the Citrus sinensis cultivar Valencia sweet orange chromosome 9, DVS_A1.0, whole genome shotgun sequence genome harbors these coding sequences:
- the LOC102623057 gene encoding uncharacterized protein LOC102623057, with amino-acid sequence MEPPSFVSKARTAFNSAAAKAERVFTDFKSDRDSDKQSSSLENDEDSTDQQEVRHPLPKWRPACIGTKQDWQDRFKNIRIGRKGVEETEKVENSTMAAPFYDDNMYILNMKNDLEAKVSDVGFLLERLKATDVNSIPSASVLKQLAVAVETGKKLKSIKDILASSGSSSPIMERASLSLSAVKSLVLRDKEDKLASELGDNEKVLSLMHSLFDAEGNFLRRKICMDSEAVANMTNLPREIHGAPPESFIVKLSEVIGSFKNLRKMALFWCKVVAELRRLWSEEQHIPGIPLDETPDLNSCLLYQQLQVINCCLSRKRRHTIATESLESVMRQCSSNVEDSSPCMDTMPETPVLYARVCTGELVIRLGAYQPTDLIMLETGEPVYSPISQEGPLLTEDLIKETEELVLRTGSVGAGCSQLLSDMQAFKAANPGCSLEDFVRWHSPPDWTETDQSDEAKESSDGSDSSSMKGQLSRRMQKEGNLWRELWETSKPVPAVKQAPLFDEDLAVEGILNALQDISPSDLFKQLFLSLLGLGFVLAEDRLSSNDGLSKLFYECKDYIVATCQGSTWTEKVDDIFQVYETVETMLSHPEEVLNNHADDTNTTTGDDLKSRFRRLSLNFGSKDKLRKPPPTPRDPKNIEVNSTRQPFSSFFDGKSSLFSKLSPKPDRSSPAEKEKPYRHNESDGKSSQFSKLSPESDRSSPSAKPSSHEENDWTIV; translated from the exons ATGGAGCCCCCCTCCTTTGTCTCCAAAGCCAGAACTGCCTTCAATTCTGCTGCGGCAAAAGCGGAGCGCGTCTTCACCGATTTCAAATCTGACCGAG ATTCTGATAAGCAATCGTCGAGTTTAGAAAATGACGAAGATTCAACG GATCAACAGGAAGTGAGGCATCCGCTGCCAAAGTGGAGACCTGCGTGTATAGGAACAAAACAAGATTGGCAAGATAGATTTAAGAACATAAGAATAGGAAGGAAAGGGGTAGAAGAAACCGAGAAAGTTGAAAATTCAACCATGGCGGCTCCATTTTATGATGATAATATGTACATACTGAACATGAAAAATGATCTTGAAGCAAAG GTGTCAGATGTGGGTTTCTTGCTAGAACGTTTAAAAGCCACTGATGTAAATAGCATTCCTTCGGCATCGGTATTGAAGCAACTAGCTGTAGCTGTTGA gactggaAAAAAGCTTAAGtcaataaaagatattttggcaTCATCTGGAAGTTCTTCACCTATAATGGAGAGGGCAAGCTTGAGCCTTTCTGCAGTGAAGTCATTGGTTCTTCGTGACAAAGAAGATAAACTTGCTTCTGAATTGGGGGATAATGAGAAAGTGCTGTCTTTGATGCATTCACTGTTCGATGCAG AGGGAAACTTTCTCAGAAGGAAGATTTGCATGGACTCAGAGGCAGTTGCTAACATGACAAATTTGCCTAGAGAAATTCATGGTGCGCCTCCTGAAAGCTTTATTGTTAAGTTATCTGAAGTTATTGGAAGCTTTAAAAACCTGCGAAAAATGGCATTGTTCTGGTGCAAAGTTGTTGCTGAG CTAAGAAGACTTTGGTCCGAAGAGCAACATATTCCTGGCATTCCTCTAGATGAGACTCCAGATCTGAACTCCTGTCTCTTATACCAACAATTGCAGGTTATCAATTGCTGTCTTTCAAGGAAAAGGCGCCATACTATTGCTACTGAATCCTTGGAATCTGTTATGAGGCAGTGCAGTTCGAATGTTGAGGATTCATCTCCTTGTATGGATACAATGCCTGAAACCCCTGTCTTGTACGCTAGAGTTTGCACTGGAGAACTTGTTATCCGACTAGGAGCTTACCAGCCAACTGATTTAATAATGTTGGAGACTGGTGAACCTGTATACTCCCCCATTTCTCAG GAAGGGCCTTTGCTCACAGAAGATCTAATCAAAGAAACAGAGGAGTTAGTGCTTCGAACGGGGAG TGTTGGTGCTGGGTGTTCTCAACTCCTGTCTGACATGCAGGCTTTCAAG GCTGCAAATCCTGGTTGTAGTTTAGAAGATTTTGTGAGATGGCATTCGCCGCCTGATTGGACTGAAACTGATCAGAGTGATGAGGCAAAAGAGTCCTCTGATGGAAGTGACTCTTCATCAATGAAAGGGCAACTAAGTCGTCGAATGCAAAAGGAAG GTAATTTGTGGCGTGAACTGTGGGAAACATCCAAACCAGTACCAGCTGTTAAACAAGCCCCTCTCTTTGATGAGGACTTGGCAGT GGAGGGTATCCTGAATGCCTTACAGGATATCTCACCTTCTGATCTTTTTAAACAATTGTTCCTGTCTTTA cTTGGTTTGGGATTTGTGTTAGCTGAGGACAGACTCTCATCTAATGATGGTTTGTCCAAGCTTTTTTATGAGTGCAAAGACTACATTGTTGCCACTTGTCAAGGAAGCACCTGGACTGAGAAGGTTGATGATATTTTCCAG GTATATGAAACGGTGGAGACCATGCTATCTCATCCGGAGGAAGTCCTGAATAATCATGCTGACGACACAAACACTACCACAGGAGATGATCTGAAAAGTCGGTTTAGGAGGCTTAGTCTCAACTTTGGTAGTAAGGATAAATTGAGAAAACCACCTCCTACTCCTAGAGACCCAAAGAATATAGAAGTGAATTCAACTCGCCAACCTTTTTCCAGTTTCTTTGATGGCAAGTCGTCACTATTTTCTAAGTTATCTCCGAAGCCAGATAGGTCATCCCCAGCTGAGAAAGAGAAACCTTATCGTCATAATGAAAGTGATGGCAAGTCCTCACAATTTTCCAAGTTATCTCCGGAGTCCGATAGATCATCCCCATCTGCAAAACCTTCTTctcatgaagaaaatgattGGACGATTGTTTAA
- the LOC102622552 gene encoding glycine-rich protein 23, whose protein sequence is MTTMSNKFLVVLLLGALVCSINARKLLNEKGSFDDQKNFIHHHFGGGLGGGGGGGLGGGGGLGGGAGGGLGGGAGAGGGLGGGAGLGGGGGGGFGGGGGAGGGAGGGAGFGGGAGFGGGAGGGGGAGGGGGGGFGGGGGLGGGAGGGFGGGAGGGFGGGLP, encoded by the coding sequence ATGACGACGATGAGTAATAAGTTTCTTGTTGTGCTGCTTCTCGGTGCTCTTGTGTGCTCCATCAATGCTAGGAAGCTTCTGAACGAAAAGGGTTCTTTTGATGATCAAAAGAACTTCATTCACCATCATTTTGGCGGTGGCCTTGGTGGAGGCGGAGGCGGCGGACTAGGAGGTGGAGGTGGCTTAGGTGGAGGTGCTGGAGGTGGGCTAGGTGGTGGAGCTGGTGCTGGAGGTGGGCTTGGTGGGGGTGCTGGACTTGGAGGAGGAGGTGGTGGAGGCTTTGGCGGCGGCGGTGGTGCCGGAGGAGGAGCAGGTGGAGGAGCTGGCTTCGGTGGtggagctggatttggaggtggtgctggtggtggtggtggagctGGAGGTGGTGGAGGAGGAGGATTTGGAGGTGGTGGTGGACTAGGTGGCGGTGCCGGTGGTGGTTTTGGTGGCGGAGCTGGTGGTGGATTTGGAGGTGGATTGCCTTGA
- the LOC102622253 gene encoding dihydrolipoyllysine-residue succinyltransferase component of 2-oxoglutarate dehydrogenase complex 1, mitochondrial, with the protein MLGVIRRRVASGGSPASILGHSLQTMRPAMSVSRVSSIAGKETLLHSRGLGHIRNFSHLIFPGCSKGCQPLRDVISSTQKATNMYLWSHPFSSEGGDLVDAVVPFMGESITDGTLAKFLKGPGDRVELDEPIAQIETDKVTIDVASPEAGVIKELVAKEGETVEPGTKIAVISKSGEGVAHVAPSEKIPEKAAPKPPSAEKAKEDKPQPKVETVSEKPKAPSPPPPKRTATEPQLPPKERERRVPMTRLRKRVATRLKDSQNTFAMLTTFNEVDMTNLMKLRSEYKDAFLEKHGVKLGLMSGFVKAAVSGLQNQPIINAVIDGDDIIYRDYIDISIAVGTSKGLVVPVIRNADKMNFADIEKEINTLAKKANDGSISIDEMAGGSFTISNGGVYGSLLSTPIINPPQSAILGMHSIVQRPMVVGGNVVPRPMMYIALTYDHRLIDGREAVFFLRRIKDVVEEPRRLLLDI; encoded by the exons ATGCTGGGTGTTATACGGAGAAGGGTCGCGAGTGGAGGCTCGCCTGCTTCG ATTTTAGGGCATTCACTGCAGACAATGAGGCCTGCAATGTCTGTATCTAGAGTCTCATCTATTGCAGGAAAAGAG ACGTTACTGCATTCAAGAGGATTAGGGCATATCCGGAATTTcagtcatttaatttttccag GTTGCTCTAAGGGTTGTCAACCATTAAG GGATGTAATTTCTAGCACCCAGAAAGCAACTAACATGTATCTGTGGAGCCATCCATTTTCTTCTGAAGGAG GGGATTTGGTTGATGCTGTTGTCCCTTTTATGGGTGAATCCATAACCGATGGTACTTTGGCAAAATTCTTGAAGG GTCCTGGTGATAGGGTGGAACTTGATGAACCAATTGCTCAAATTGAAACCGATAAG GTAACGATTGATGTTGCAAGTCCAGAAGCAGGTGTTATCAAAGAG CTTGTAGCCAAAGAAGGGGAGACTGTGGAACCAGGTACCAAGATTGCTGTGATTTCAAAGTCTGGTGAAGGTGTAGCTCATGTAGCTCCCTCAGAAAAAATACCAGAGAAAGCTGCTCCTAAGCCACCTTCTGCTGAAAAAGCAAAGGAGGACAAGCCGCAGCCTAAAGTTGAAACTGTTTCTGAGAAGCCTAAAGCACCCTCTCCACCACCTCCTAAGCGCACTGCTACTGAGCCTCAGCTTCCCCCAAAGGAAAGGGAAAGACGA GTTCCTATGACAAGACTACGTAAACGAGTTGCAACACGATTGAAAGACTCCCAAAATACATTTGCAATGTTGACTACATTCAATGAAGTTGATAT GACTAATTTGATGAAGCTCCGTTCTGAGTACAAGGATGCTTTTCTTGAAAAGCATGGAGTCAAATTGGGACTTATGTCAGGTTTTGTGAAA GCTGCTGTTAGTGGGCTCCAGAATCAGCCTATTATAAATGCAGTTATTGATGGGGATGATATCATATATAGAGATTATATTGACATTAGTATCGCTGTCGGTACTTCAAAG GGCCTGGTGGTTCCAGTAATCCGCAATGCCGATAAGATGAATTTTGCTGATATCGAAAAAGAGATTAACACCCTTGCGAAGAAAGCGAATGATGGATCAATATCAATTGATGAGATGGCTGGAGGCTCATTTACAATATCTAATGGTGGTGTTTACGGAAGCCTTCTGAGTACACCTATCATCAACCCTCCTCAG TCGGCCATCTTGGGTATGCACTCAATAGTGCAACGTCCCATGGTTGTTGGTGGTAATGTTGTCCCAAGGCCAATGATGTACATCGCTCTTACGTATGACCATAGGCTGATTGATGGAAGAGAGGCAGTTTTCTTCCTGCGCCGTATTAAAGATGTTGTCGAGGAACCCCGCAGGCTGCTCCTTGACATATGA